From the Diadema setosum chromosome 6, eeDiaSeto1, whole genome shotgun sequence genome, the window GGTAAATATATCTACGTCATCGACTCTGGTATCAACCCATACCACGATGACTTTGATGGCCGTGCATGGGCCTCAGCTGATATGATCGGTGGAAATGTAagacaattttcaaaatgcttCCATTTTGATAAAGAATCTGTGTCGAATAATGGCCGGTTTATATCAGAAGTAGCAGTGAAATTTACTGATCGACTTGTTTTGACTGATGGTTAAGGATCATTTTAGATGTGACTAAGGGAGGTTTGCCAGACACAGTTATAtgtcaacaaaaacaaacaaagaaactaacAATAATCGACACTCAAAACGGATTATAGTTAAACCTGCATATTCTGTGCACTACCAGGGAAAGCAATAACCTACaaccaaaataaatgtcattccTTTGTTCTTGGGCGTGGATTGCAATGTTTGACTTCTGATATGCTtctctcattaaaaaaagaaataaaaattaagTGAATATCTTCACTCTTGAAAGAGTAAGGACATTTTCTCTCGATTTTCTGAGAGTATTATAAGATGCAGTATGTATGGCGCCTGACGTAAAGGCTTTGTATTTGAATTAATTTGATACCCCAAAGTCATTTATTGTTGTCTTCCTGAACCACTTTATGTAGGGAATCGACTGTGACGGTCACGGGACTCACTGCGCTGGCACTGCTGCCAGTACCACCTACGGTGTCGCTAACGAGGCACAAGTTCGTGGGATAAGGACCCTGGATTGCAATGGATCGGGCTACAAGAGCGACTCCATTGCAGGTAAGAATGAAAATGTGCTTCTGCATTAGAGAAccgacaaaaagtcgccagatttttagttaaggataGATCATGAAACAGCAGAATTTTAGCGTTAattgatgtataattcaattgagtatatgaatataagaacgacccaagtccatggaagtccatttcgagtaaactgaaaaaaaaaaaacaaacttcatatcttttttatttgtccaataatattctatttaactgtgattggaaggcaacattgtatatacaaattagaacatatattattatgacaattaatatttacattaattgtggagaggccattttgtgtggcggacttgggtcgtttttttattcatatggacttgggtcgtactttgattcatatacatgatattctgctatagagatgagagaaggatgagagagggcgccattatatgaatgtaaaaatgacccaagtccttcattcttacattaatataagctttaactcattcatttcaggcacttccgggggtaattaggatttatcatttatacacaagatgagtccatgcataagccacaatttcccatgtcaaactgaatttggccaaaaatttgACTTCGGTCGTatttatattcaggtcttcaattcaaatggactcttctatcCTACCTAAATATTTGAGAAAATACACCCACTCTGGAAAAGCGAATGGTCTACTGAGGAAAgagctttttcttcttcttcttcttcttcttcttcttcttcttctccaagAGTATAGGGTCGATACTTCAGTAAGCATTGCTATAGCTTTGCAATGGATGGGACGAGAAAATAAGATGTAAAATGGTGTAGAAACAACAATGGAATGATTATAAGATTAAGATGACGTTAGACATGCCCTAGTAATTTAAGTGAAATACATatgttttgctgaaaaaaaaacgaaaaagatCTTGAAGTTGAtattgaaattaaaatcaaGACACGTATCCACGATTAATCCCATCTTCCATGGCATTTACGATGTTCGTTCAAAAGTAAAATAGATTTGAAGGTGAAAGTTGTGTAAAGattatttcaagaaatgaaatgggacctcgaagaaaaaaaatctacacaAATGTGATCCAAAAACGCCCtctaaaaacacattttttttcattcgtttTATGACCTTAAATTTCAGAATGATGTCGAAGAAAAACTGCTCTTTtcaagaaatacaaaaaatctGAAGATTGATTAGTTTGACCAGTTGCACATGAATATCTGGaatcctcatgtaaaatcagaAAGTGGGACATTGTGTTGGTTTTGCGATACACGATATCCAAtgattgaataaaaaagaaaatgagaagacGAAAGAATTCTTTTTAGCAATGTGCTACACattctggaaagttttttttttttttttttttaatgatgatagCCATAATATCTAATGCGCCCATACATATCAAACGGCATGTTAATCGCTATACATGTACCAATCTGTTAAGCCATGCAAATTCATAAATACCTTTATGGGAGGCCTTTCTTTAAACATTCAAATCAAGCTGATGCAGGTCTGGCTATACTTGGGAGAGTCAATGAAGCTGCGTTAACTGATGTTGGTTAGTAAGACAATGAAAGGGTTATGCAAAATACAAGGAAACATCAAACGCACACAATTTTCGCGATTTCCGTAGGGACTCGAGATTTTGCAAGCGAAAGCTCTTGTGTACTCTGTCAATTGAATGCCTATGGCAAATTCGCGAATATTTAATGTCGCGAAAAATGTTATCGGCTCCAATTTTGCCAAATTGTTTGCTTTAACAGTATGATTGTCTTTGACTTTTTGCTGTCACCAATCTacaaacatgattttatttgatcttTATAGCAGTGCCCCTTGTGAGATTTTGTGACATTCATCGTTTCTCGTAATTGCGATCTGTTTTCTACCCGATTGAACAGCTTTGGAATGGATCATATGGTATGGTCACAAGCCGTGCGTAGCGTCCATGTCCCTCGGCGGAAGCTATTCAAATTCGCAGAACGAAGCCGTGAAAAGTGCCAGGAAAGCTGAAATTGTGGTTGTGGTAGCTGCTGGGAACAGTGACGAGGATGCATGCGACACGTCACCGGCGTCTGCACCAGATGTATCAAAACTTTTTAGCCTCAAGAGTAGtttctttgcaagaaaaattaTCAATACTTCGTATATCTGAAAGGTTTACATTGTAATCAAACATTCAGCCTATATATTTCTTCATGATTTCCTCCAGAGAAACATTAATGATGAAACCTTAGTCACGGCAGAGCACTTACCAAAAATGATGCCtcccgtatttttttttcacaaaaacaaaacaaaacaaaaaactaaatgGCAAACACCTGCACAccattttcccttttccaatCTTACTTCATGATTTTGCCATATCGCGAAAACTCCCCTTATCACCATTGCTTTTATCAGGTAACACCAATGACTGTATGATATACAGGTAAAGAATTATAATGATTAAGTGTTTGCAAAACTTTGCATGAAAAAACAATGTAGTCTAATCTTACATATTCGAAACAATGAGATCAGGCTCCAACAAGACAATGGAAAGATGGTGCTGTTATACACCCAAGAAGTTTTGCGCTTTAGTTTACTACATCTTTATGACAAAAAGTACATTCAATTTTTAATGTATAAGTACTGTATGGGAATTATCAATTACCGCAAAGCACAGGTTTTTGgaaaacgttttaaaaacgtcaatGGACGTTACACAACGTTTTCGGTATGTCTGCTACGTCGACTTCCTCTTTAATTAACATTTAAAAAACGTTTTTACTTGGTCACCTTATACGTGTTCGTCAATAATGtttcttcatcatgaatattcatgcatacttatgaatattcaattgAGAAAATATAAGATTTGAAAACTAGAGGATATAGATGAAAGACATTGAAATCTAAAGGTGTATGCTGGGTGCAAACTTTCAGCGTTAAAAATTTTATCCTATATgttattgttcagttattcacaatatcaaattgtgttatgaagACGTATTTTCATAATGTTAAAAGGCCTAATTAAGGTGTATTTGACTTAATCTTAGTAATAtcttcatgcattacaacattttgatatagaaaagaatgtgatatatattCAGCAATTGGGAATAGTATGTAGTATAGGTATAGGTGGTAGGGAATCAGGTACAGGTGAGgataggattaggattagggtacaTTAATCCCAGATTGTGCGTGTATAATCTCACAACTATACCTTTTTTTATACctaataaaaaaatcaacattagacgttcttaaaaggttttatGGGTGTTGTAGACGGATATGGAAGGTATGTGAACGTTCTGGAACAGGTAATGAGACTttttagacgttcttaaaactttttttgaaCGTTCTACAGTTGTTCTAGAcggttttcaaaggttttctggTCGTCTGCAGAACGTCCACCAAACGTTTTCTatattcttaaaaggttttactGACGTTTATAACGTCCAAAAGGTTTTCTGCAATTCTTTAAAAATCCGAAAGGTTTTATGATTAGTTTAACGTACATTTGAAACGTTTTATATACCTAAAAAATCTTCCACATAAAGACGTTCAGAAAACTTCCAAATGTAAACTTTGAATAAACACGACGTTAATCAGCATTGACGATTCCAAAACAAAATGGTTTAACTATCATTACATAAGTATGGAATAGGAGTAACAATCAAGAACTTTGCAACATATTTCAATTGTTTTTCAACAATCTTATATGGAATTGCCACCATGAtatttatcttctctttttACTCTTACCCGCACTTCAGCTTCCCCTCCCATCCTCCTaaataaaacacacattttttatcatcattattattattttgtatttattttaacGTATAAATAAGTCCCTCAGAATCCATGATAAGGCTGCTGAACCTCACCTGAAGCTGTCATTTTTTGTCAGCCAGGCATATAACTACACCAGTAATATtaacaatacaaaattatttATCAATacaggaaataaagaaaaaaatgattattacaaaaaggaaatgaagaaatgcAAGCTATAATCCACGATAAACGCACTGAAtattgaacacacacacacacacacacacacacacacacacacacacaaacacacccataCACATACGAAGGTTACCATTTAACCAATGTCGAAATGTAATGCAATGGCATAATATTATGCGTAATAATGGTATGATAGATAGGATATATATACTATAGTATAATGTAGATGGTATTATCGTATTGAAGCTCAATCCTATGTCaacaataaatcataactgAAGATCATAGGAGATTGAAAAATCGTGCaatgtgttaaaaaaatattgatcaAATGAGAAGTTGGAGGCATTATAGTTAAGTGCATGAGTGCTGCAGTGAAATTactgttttgctttatttttcgGATGATGCAGATTTATAAGCAACGTCGACGTTTTTCCTTTACTTGTTTCAACTATTTATCTGTAAAATGACCATTTTTCCGAGTTTCTAAAGGGCAGTGGTTTGTTTCCGTTCTTTACAGGCCATCACAGTTGGATCCACTGATTATACTGACACTCGCTCGTATTTCTCCAACTACGGTAGCTGCGTCGATTTATTCGCTCCCGGCTCTAACATTTGGAGCCTTTCATACAGTAGCACTAACGGTGTCACTGAGAAAAGCGGAACGAGCATGGCCTGTCCACATGTCTCCGGTATGTGACTGCTTCTGACAATAGTCCTTACCATTAtattgaagaaacaaaaacgCAAATAACGCTTCTTCCATTTATACTTGTTTACTGAATTTCAAATGAGAGTAACACGTTCATTAAGAAATTTCTCAATTTATTTCATGACATGGTATGCAGTATAATCTATCTTTTGCGTGGCCGTCCTATTGTCACTTTTTGATATCAATCATTGATTTAGATTTGTAAAGCCTTGacctgtttctgtttttttttttacttgtattaaTGAATTGAAGACTATGTTATTCCTCTCATTGATTTGATCGTGCTGATGTAATACCGACTGACTTGCTGTGTTGGATGACCTTTTAAAGATGATTGTCTTTCTGTTTTCTCGTAGGTATTGCTGCTGCTTTGCTGTCAATGGGCTACAGCTCTGAGGATGTGTACTACTTGGTCGTTGAGATGGCCACTGAAGGAGTTGTCGATGATTGCAAGCTCCGAAGCCCAAACAAGCTGGCCTATTGTACTTGAACGTATACTGTGGGGTCTAGGGTatttaccccctgggcaattaccgcAGACCCTTCCCTGACTCTAACCCTTCTCATAAATCCTGAACTTAAACTTAAGTccaaccctaatctttactctaatcTTTTAGCTggaaaggggggtgggggtaatTACCCTCGGATGGTAATTGCCTTGATACAAACGTGTCAAGATGGATAGACCTACCACATGTATCCCCAATGATTTTCATCCCGACAATAGAAACTTAAATCAAATTTCTCACTGATCTGAAATAACTGCACATCATGTTGATGACTCGGGTAATACGATTCGTCGGGTAGTTACCACACTGCATTTCGCATATCAAGAcgtcataaaacaaaaataaatttcaatTAAAGATAAACATGTATAGTCAACAGTAGTAGAAAGCACAGTTTCATCTAAAGGGTAAAACTAATGAGGATATCACGTTAAGAATTTCCACCAATTAAAATTATTAGAACGCAACTATCCTTTCAACATTTAATATAGGTTCAGTAAATATAAGTTAAAACAGCCTAATTTTCCATCACACTCGCCTTGTGTTTGTTGATGAACATGCTACCTACGTCTTAGCATTGTTAATACGATTGTTTAAAATACACCAAGGACTACgaataaaatatattcaatATATTATTTGGCCGCCactgatgaaaatttgttttatgGTATTCACATACCCATTGTTTTAAAGGATTTGAGCTCTTCTCTTTAGAAATAAGTtgggttatatatatattgggtatATGTAGTTCATGGGTATCACAAGAATAGTCTCAACAATAAAGCAATCAGACATACACACGCacctataatatatatatatatgtatatgtatatatatatatatatatatatatatatatataattcatatatatCTATGTGTTTATACGTAtggtgagatatgagaaaggaaggagaaatcggtgcgtagctttgacaccATTATCATAATAAAGGTATACATACAATTTTCTTCATTAATCAATCAAGTTGCTGCTGGGAGCTGCCATGTTATCTATATCCTGCTTTAGCAAATTCTCATCACGTGCTTGAGATTTTATTTGTTATATAAAGCTATCTTATACGCatataatctatatatatatatatatatatatataatatatatgagaAAAATGAAGAGGTTGTAGACGTAGCCTTTGAATTctcacaatttgattttacttctatgtgtgtatatgtgaccttgcacctcaaaacaaacaaaaagtcgcccgatatgaatttttagttaaaaccatattttgaaagagcagactttaagctttaaaatgatgtataactcaaaccaaatggactctcctaacctatctaaatattggaaagaaagcacaaactcaggaaaagtgtgaactgagaaaagaggctctgaagtacagtgtctattcaagcgcttaatctttaccaaaccgtgctggctgtgcgatgaatgggacaaaaagcaggaagtaaaccaccagagtaacaacaatgaagggattatcacattaaactgaaattgagcatgcctcattaacacattctgtccataatcaatgccaactttcaaagcagtagcactatcctttcaaaagttattagagttgaaagtgaagagtgtggacaaggttttcagaaatgaaaaagggattctaaagacacacctaatcacactattctaccaaaaatgttcgagatgaattgctaaaaaaaacccactttttcctgcccgttttatgataccaaattttagcataatgtaaaagaagacccgctctttcagaaaatatgaaaaagtcaagttcggctaggttgacccatttcacttattttcagtcctcacgcaaaatcagtgtgtgcgactttatgttcgttttgaggtgcacggtcacatatatatatatatatatatatatatatatatatacaatataagtTTTCGTTTGGGGACATACCGTATGTtgcgaaaaaaaatacaatcagatgtTTGCATTGATAATaaccaatatgattaaactgtctaaatgctacttcagggtcttaaaatatagtATCTTAggtctattttgcagaaaacccacCCGATTAAAGGGTGtttacagttctggttgagttGGGGATTTTGCTTTTAGccttttgtgagatattcagaaaccactctatgagatgtcaaggagCTCAATATATcaattaggaatgttcaaaacatgaattcccacctcaaccagtaccgTACAGTCCTTTTAAGCAGTcatagagaaatgtggattgttgtaaagcatgtcatgagtctgattcttccaagttaaACACTTcaatgatcttgtgtgtgaataatagacaaaacttggaggggaGAGATTAGTGACATCCCCTACaaatttcctcatttctctCTGACCATTGATGTAAATCGAATGAGGTTTTCTATAAGATGTTGGCAAttagttttattttcataccctgaaattatATTTGGATTAATTCACTATACTTAAGGCTAACATTGCGGGGGTACcgttgtggtttgtttgtttgtttgtttgtttgtttgtttgtttggttttttttgggggggtgggggatatacggtatatatatctatatttgtCATGAAAACTACATTTTCCAACAAATCGTCACTGACATAGATAGGGTAATATAACTCTTCCTGCTTTCTTAAAGATTTAGGAAAATGTAAGTCTAGTATTCTTTATTCTATTTATATtctattcattctttcatttatttcattctcatttttctctttattttaagGTAAATCaaaaaatccatcataagcattTATACAGTACagagtgtgattttttttaatttattttttatttatttattctccacTCATGGGACGGATAGTCCTGGTCAGCTAAGAGCTGTTTTTCCCAGGGGTCCGActatatattacaaaaaaatacaatcattaaaatgtacaatcattaaaatgtacaaacattgaaatacacgtaaaaggaataaaaaaaaaagatagaaaaaatatatatataatatatgcaaTGTGCTTAGAAATACAcacaatacattacaatatgatatacattacattattataaaaaaaaaaaaacattattcaCACAGAAGAAAGGATGCCTCCATCGCTAagcattttgtatgtttttatatgTAATGAGTTCCATGACCTTTTACCCCATGACCCTTAATCCAGATCAGTTCAGCTTCAGAGAAGACATAATTCTATTTGagttatcataataataaattTATTGATTTACTATTATGATGATTTAAGTCCCGTGTCCTTGACCTTGTCGGCcgtaataaggcaaaacaacgtaactcagaatatcatattctgagaaaaacgagtttgaaaattcaattggttcccatttttccgtcatacgggtaaaacacttttgaagcagCGAAGTTTTTTAGGCATTATTAAAGAATATCTCGggaaaatttcagtaaaataggacctcccgttttagagtaattgccatgtttagaatagatacagcaCTTTACCGAATCACAGCACTGTGCTGATGAGTAATTCTAGTTTGCCAAAAGAGCGTATCCTCACTTACGTTGTGCGAGAATCCTCACACGGCAACATATCAATtaggcaaaagaacgtatcctgacttacggcgcgtaagcattctcccgcgaagccacttcagtatgccaaaagaacgtatcttgACTTACAAATATCTGCGCCTCAACCCTTTAATCAATGTAATTAGGCAGAATGACGTATCTCGACTCAATGGCAACAATctctatcatttatttattttgacaattttgttaactggatgataaaagtcccgttatatatgtttttcaatatatattaagaatagtaaaacacagtagcttgcaaaattatcgatgcaattgaacatgttcattttttttttctggaaacttACCGAGTATATACTAAAATGTAATTAGTTGTTATCTACCAATTACCgtaaatttttgttttacttcatttgcatatacagtttACAGTATATTGagatgtccattcttttttattatctttaagtgtatggttttttttttatcccttgatgtaagatttttcattgggaacataaatatatttggtttatcattcatattgatttaacaaaaacatggatTTGGAATAATATTGACAACTAAACTACGAGTTTCGGTAAAGTCTGTAAAATGGATTTCATTACACTTCTTATGCCATGTGATACAATtaagatgaacttgaaatatgtataatttttaGCATGACAATGCATGAGTGACAACTATTATGACTGTGTgagaactggcaaaaaaaaaaataaaatgggtatAAAAAAGAGTTGTATAGACATCTGTACATACACTTCGTTTCAAAGACACATACACGCATTTAATGTGTTAATATTGAGACTCCTATTTcaatttctatcttttcttttattcatttaacgatttccattgagatgaaaggatttgaacagaaagaataATATTGTGTACTTTGTTTATCGCTATAAGTTGTTAATGTTTGGTTGATTGCATGAATTGTATCCGTAAGGTTaaaacttctaatgataataatatggcTCAATTATTTgagcaacaataataacaatgatttatcaGGTAATTATGAATCCAGGTTTTAATGTTGTTAGGTGTAACTTGacctctcacacacacacacacacacacacacacacacaccggcCCACCGCAGACTTGTCAGAGGtgcaaacattctctcagtaGAATACCTTTGAGATAGACATGACAGAAACGTAGATGCAGAGACTAATTTACATCTTCTGAAAGGTTTATAggaaaaaatgtgtgtacaatTGTTTTTCAAAGACAACAGAATTACATAAATCATTTTATTTGCAAGTcctaaaaatatgaaatagatatcTACGCTTTCTTTTTACAATTAAAGAGAGAGTTTGATATGCcattatgcttttatcacattgaaagcaaatcagcagtaactaaacattatcatgatggtaaataacaaatagaaaaaaaaaatgtaatttacttCCCGAGTAAAGTAGCTTACATACGTACCACAGTTGAACAAAACCCTGggaacaaaattttcaatttcaatagaaCAGAACATAATTTGTGTTTCTGGAGATTAGCTATACTATTACCATATCAGACCTTCACATCAATCAGAATCAGAATATCcacaaattacaaattaaagATAGCACACATAACATTTTTAATCCTTACTGTTGTTGAAGAGTACATGTAGTAAGAAGCAAATACTTGGGTAAAGAACAATTATTAGGCAGCTGAAACGAAGGGAACATTTGCAACAGTAATCActaaaaacatatttcaataaacGTCGTATCACACCAGCGATTTGCTGTGCTGCAATACATCTGCGTTTTCTGAGAGCTCCCGGAGGGATTAGgctcaaaataaatcaaaattatgcaGGAAATAAGTTTTCTATTTCGctggttttctgaaatatgttgacatgtttcaatcgacatgatattgattttgagggaaagcatttacaacaatatttgacATGAACAAGTGACAGTTTTGTCTAAGTTgatagtcatcatttcaaagggcaatgagccctcatcatattttttttttcgaaatagaaTCTTTAGTTtcaaatcaatataaaaaaaatctttcttgtgCCTTCATAACGTGAGAATAGTCATTAACACTTCACAGTTCAGTTTTGCGAGTTCTTGATTTAACTGTGAAAAATTTACCTGATCCTATATAAACAATCcgagtgttattatttttcttctagagTTGACTGATCTAGTGCATATTCCACTCCATCTTTTATGAGATTCTGACGGGCGTGCACAGCTGTTCTGAAATTTGTCCAGTTGCTTTTTTCTCTGCTTTTGAACTGCTCGGTAgaccactgcaggaaaatgtaaaagaaacggaagagaataattaacacaaaataaggCACTCTGCATTTTCGATAAAAGACAGCCAGTGAATTTCAACTCTGTTTTAGTTATATTAtgtgattaaattcttcattagacaTGGTTGTATGTAACAAATCCTTTCtcacagacccccccccccctccaaaaaaaagcAAGGAAAATGAGGATGAGTATTTATGAAACACACTCACAATATCTATTTTACAATATTCAACATCTTACAAATAACCCCTTGAGGATGTACAaggctgtttgtttgttaaagaaAGAATGGTGATTATTTCATCagttttcattaattattttttcatcgctaaggaatgaactttaaaatgtggtattctcaaattatcagagggtcatcatcatggattctgccttcttttattctttttaataattttttccaAATGTCGGCTTGTGTCgcagtgataatgacaaaggtggggttcatttcttcccccttcttctactttttcttttttttttttttggtaaatagGTGATTATTCGACTTGTACCTTTTATTGTACTTGATACactgcattccttttctgtgctggtctaggctggcggtttgtgtggacactgaaaagagagacaaggaaatatgtatttcaacaAGAATGCTTATATCATGTAAAGTAGACGATTGGGTCTTAATATTTGAACTTTCCATAGTATTCAAAACCATCTAACTTAAGAATAAATGTTTGAATTCCATGAGCTTATGCCCTCAACATttttatgggggaggggtggaactTATAGCATGTATAGGATCTATCatgactacaatacattatattgtatcgaaatgaaaaaaaaaataaatgtttttaaGAATAAGTACAGCTGACTAAAGTTgcacaaagaataaaaaataaataaataaatcaggCC encodes:
- the LOC140230090 gene encoding aqualysin-1-like, giving the protein MKCLFLLALTVAAASALAPYHIPAKNRIQGRYIVVLEDDVDLDSFISRFNSEVSVETMIKRKFLKALNGFVIQADVAGVALNLLRSLPGVRYIEEDEVIHAESSNRSPGSWGIDRIDERTLPRDGTMKLNAYGYGKYIYVIDSGINPYHDDFDGRAWASADMIGGNGIDCDGHGTHCAGTAASTTYGVANEAQVRGIRTLDCNGSGYKSDSIAALEWIIWYGHKPCVASMSLGGSYSNSQNEAVKSARKAEIVVVVAAGNSDEDACDTSPASAPDAITVGSTDYTDTRSYFSNYGSCVDLFAPGSNIWSLSYSSTNGVTEKSGTSMACPHVSGIAAALLSMGYSSEDVYYLVVEMATEGVVDDCKLRSPNKLAYCT